Proteins encoded in a region of the Labeo rohita strain BAU-BD-2019 chromosome 22, IGBB_LRoh.1.0, whole genome shotgun sequence genome:
- the LOC127153846 gene encoding receptor-transporting protein 4-like → MISLWDSSLQEKASELHDDTWSIEMDGTIEENRPARDWQQYISGSFAQFRCSLCTKGWGSKRVQVLFHFHLNTTRNQGTIKVRRFKQKCRRCTEAQWEDPNFSVENIDVLVERLVKNIRKKCYRENLGEANRSSVFSGRVNGPHETAHCEACHKGVCSQVN, encoded by the exons ATGATATCTCTGTGGGACAGTTCTTTACAGGAGAAAGCAAGTGAGCTTCATGACGACACTTGGAGCATTGAAATGGATGGGACTATTGAGGAAAACAGACCAGCTCGTGATTGGCAGCAGTACATTTCTGGCTCCTTTGCACA GTTCAGGTGTTCCCTTTGTACAAAAGGCTGGGGGTCTAAAAGAGTGCAAGTGCTGTTCCATTTCCACCTGAACACAACAAGAAATCAAGGAACCATTAAAGTGCGACGCTTCAAACAGAAGTGCAGGAGATGCACCGAAGCTCAGTGGGAGGATCCAAACTTCTCAGTGGAAAACATTGATGTGCTGGTTGAGAGACTTGTTAAAAATATCCGCAAGAAATGCTACAGAGAGAACCTGGGTGAAGCAAACAGATCGTCAGTGTTCAGTGGCAGAGTTAATGGGCCCCATGAAACTGCTCACTGTGAAGCCTGTCATAAGGGCGTCTGTAGTCAGGTCAACTGA
- the LOC127153844 gene encoding uncharacterized protein LOC127153844 → MRICNHIANIDLKVSKRKRKPRKKKKKSDDNQFLSVPPPERRRFSPKQYVSAKHKSAETGRRLHLRWLPVLLCSICSMKCDLKKKLLLFSFMLYLTLNVESRHEVNGTSEENIMVKFTLNSDSNSKPSLYKNGEKKGVCKQISPCNEKFALSDVENSIVTLHITNLTLEDEGMYHVAVLPDKNNPFIESNKIYIRVKVGNKTTETEKETEAVHESIVTNSPKLDSSDQKPFFIFFSASVIVFICLFVGILYWLFRTYPRKPDGENPPVHNNRTAQQQGQCGTSGAVFVSCVEYGELDFQNRPERDDRVKPAEATSKTQDGVEYAAIIFPQQKQTPCGRIRNKQQVPAIK, encoded by the exons ATGAGGATCTGCAATCACATCGCAAATAT AGATCTGAAAGTGAgcaaaaggaaaagaaaaccaagaaaaaagaaaaaaaaaagtgatgacAATCAGTTCCTGTCTGTACCTCCCCCTGAAAGACGTAGGTTTTCTCCTAAACAGTATGTTAGTGCAAAGCATAAATCAGCAGAAACGGGAAGACGTTTGCATCTCCGGTGGCTGCCTGTGTTGCTCTGTTCCATCTGCAGCATGAAGTGTGACCTCAAGAAGAAACTCTTACTTTTTTCATTCATGTTGTACTTGACTCTTAACG tgGAATCAAGGCATGAAGTCAATGGTACATCGGAAGAAAACATCATGGTTAAATTCACTTTAAATTCTGATAGCAACAGCAAACCTAGTCTGTACAAAAATGGGGAAAAGAAAGGAGTTTGCAAACAAATCAGCCCTTGCAATGAAAAGTTTGCCCTGAGTGATGTGGAAAACAGTATTGTCACACTACACATCACAAATCTCACACTGGAAGATGAAGGAATGTATCATGTTGCGGTGCTTCCAGATAAAAATAACCCTTTTATTGAGAgcaataaaatttatattagaGTCAAAGTTGGTAATAAAACAACAG aaactgaaaaagaaacagaagCTGTGCATGAAAGCATAGTGACTAATTCACCTAAACTGGATTCATCAGATCAAAAACcgtttttcattttcttcagtGCATCAGTCATAGTATTTATATGTCTCTTTGTGGGCATATTGTACTGGCTTTTTAGGACCTATCCAAGAAAACCAG ACGGAGAAAACCCACCAGTTCACAACAACAGAACGGCACAGCAG CAGGGGCAATGTGGGACATCCGGTGCTGTGTTTGTCAGCTGTGTGGAGTATGGAGAGTTAGATTTTCAAAATAGACCTGAAAGAGATGACAGAGTAAAACCTGCCGAGGCGACATCAAAGACCCAGGACGGAGTGGAATATGCTGCCATCATTTTCCCTCAGCAAAAACAGACACCGTGTGGGCGGATAAGAAATAAACAGCAAGTACCTGCCATTAAGTGA